AAGTAACGCCTTTTCCAGTATTTTAAGGACGACCTTTTGACATAAAGGTCATTTTCCACAATGTGACTGGATCTAGAGGTGACCATCTCACCTATCATGATGGATTCTGGTCTGTCTCCTTCCATAGACCCTCCTCCCCTCAACAGCTATGTcaataacagcaacaacagcctcATCGATGGTGACCCACTTACGAGCAATCACACCCTGACCCTCCATGACCGCGTCCACAACGCCTTTCTGGGTGTCATTCTgggcctcctctccctcctgacAGTCATAATGAACCTGCTCGTTCTCTACGCcgtgaagagagagaagagcctCCACACCGTCGGGAACCTCTACATCGTCAGCCTGTCTGTGGCAGATCTCATTGTGGGCACCACGGTCATGCCTCTGAACCTGGTGTATTTGTTAGAGGATGAATGGAAGCTTGGGCGGGCCGTCTGCCAATTCTGGCTTATTATGGACTACGTGGCGAGCACAGCCTCAATTTTCAGCTTGTTTATCCTGTGTTTGGATCGGTACCGCTCCGTCAGACAGCCGCTCAAGTACCTGAAATATCGAACACGGGGAAAAGCGACCGTGATGATTTCTGGAGCCTGGCTGCTGTCCATTATGTGGATTATTCCAATTTTAGGATGGAGGTCTTTCACTCATGTAGACCTTAAACCCGAGGAGGAGAGCAAGTGTGACACAGATTTCCGCTTTGTCACGTGGTTTAAGGTTATTACTGCCGTCTTCAACTTCTATGTACCCTCAATTTTGATGCTGTGGTTTTATACGAACATCTACTTGGCAGTAAGGCAACATCTCAGGGACAGGGAAAGAATCATTCATCCGACAGACTCATTTGCTGAAAATGAGAATGTACAAAATGCTCAATCGCCCGTGAAAAGTGACACTAAATCACCCAAGAGGGAATGTGAGGTTCCACTGAAACTCTCCAAAAAACAACGCCTGTTGGACCAAAACACTCTCGATCAGACGTATTCCCTCGAGGATGCTGATAAATCTAAAACGGCTTCATCCAGATCTCACAGAAAAATCGGTGTAAAGTGCCAGCAGACGTCATTTCTTGCCATCACAACAAAACGACTCCGAATGGCACAAAAGGCCAAAAGGTGC
This Pagrus major chromosome 6, Pma_NU_1.0 DNA region includes the following protein-coding sequences:
- the hrh1 gene encoding LOW QUALITY PROTEIN: histamine H1 receptor (The sequence of the model RefSeq protein was modified relative to this genomic sequence to represent the inferred CDS: substituted 1 base at 1 genomic stop codon), which produces MXLDLEVTISPIMMDSGLSPSIDPPPLNSYVNNSNNSLIDGDPLTSNHTLTLHDRVHNAFLGVILGLLSLLTVIMNLLVLYAVKREKSLHTVGNLYIVSLSVADLIVGTTVMPLNLVYLLEDEWKLGRAVCQFWLIMDYVASTASIFSLFILCLDRYRSVRQPLKYLKYRTRGKATVMISGAWLLSIMWIIPILGWRSFTHVDLKPEEESKCDTDFRFVTWFKVITAVFNFYVPSILMLWFYTNIYLAVRQHLRDRERIIHPTDSFAENENVQNAQSPVKSDTKSPKRECEVPLKLSKKQRLLDQNTLDQTYSLEDADKSKTASSRSHRKIGVKCQQTSFLAITTKRLRMAQKAKRCSLSPEDKHSDTETPLSQSSVPHDVICPEGHNENKLQASLNECHVTVPNSVSGVCDVSQVSDVQRFPSVLYNNYDPSHALPWTDEGVEDAKLDPANAVTLRQTWQRFIGQSRQRIQSLRIHKEHKAAKQLGCIIAAFLLCWIPYFIVFMVMAVCKECVHHDLHMFTIWLGYMNSTLNPFIYPLCNGNFKRVFKNILNINL